One window of Desulfovibrio subterraneus genomic DNA carries:
- a CDS encoding MarR family winged helix-turn-helix transcriptional regulator, translating into MHSRRTSFGYRISTLHRLVARFIRERMSEMGIEQGQVPFLAELFHEEGVPQEVLASRLFIDKGVTARQLARMEQSGLIVRRVNMENKRQKLVFLAEDIRVRREEFFCHLNALTEALGAGFSERERPMALEFLDRMITNMLVSKTAADGD; encoded by the coding sequence ATGCATTCGAGAAGAACATCGTTCGGCTATCGCATAAGCACATTGCACAGGCTCGTGGCCCGTTTTATCCGGGAACGGATGTCCGAAATGGGCATAGAGCAGGGGCAGGTGCCTTTTCTGGCAGAACTGTTTCATGAAGAGGGCGTGCCGCAGGAAGTTCTGGCCTCGCGTCTGTTCATAGACAAGGGCGTTACGGCACGGCAGCTTGCACGCATGGAGCAGAGTGGCCTCATTGTCAGGCGCGTTAATATGGAGAACAAAAGGCAGAAACTGGTGTTTCTGGCTGAAGATATACGAGTCCGCAGGGAAGAGTTTTTCTGTCATCTGAATGCGCTCACTGAGGCCCTTGGCGCGGGTTTCTCGGAACGCGAACGACCGATGGCCCTCGAATTTCTTGATCGCATGATCACGAATATGCTCGTCAGCAAAACAGCCGCAGATGGTGATTAA
- a CDS encoding nitroreductase family protein yields the protein MEFSTILERRRAINFFDPSKDVPQPLLEQIIQDASLTPSSYNLQPWNLIALRELDDKMRLRKVAMNQPKVSEAPVVLIVLADTGGWDKGHPAVERNFEEMLKAGSIKPERRDWFYGACAKLYGKSAESQLAFGLKNAAFFAMSLMYAAANLGLDTHPMDGFDHDGVMREFNIPARYRIPLLMAVGYFNEEEKKPAPKWRKSPADILVRFD from the coding sequence ATGGAATTCAGCACAATTCTCGAACGCAGACGGGCCATCAATTTTTTCGATCCTTCGAAGGATGTCCCTCAACCTTTGCTTGAACAAATAATACAGGACGCCAGCCTCACACCTTCCAGCTACAACCTGCAGCCATGGAACCTGATTGCCCTGCGGGAGCTGGATGACAAAATGCGCCTGCGCAAGGTGGCCATGAACCAGCCCAAAGTCAGCGAAGCCCCTGTGGTGCTGATTGTTCTGGCCGATACGGGCGGCTGGGATAAGGGCCACCCCGCCGTTGAAAGGAACTTTGAAGAAATGCTCAAGGCGGGCAGCATCAAGCCCGAACGGCGCGACTGGTTTTACGGGGCCTGCGCCAAACTCTATGGCAAAAGCGCCGAGAGCCAGCTGGCCTTCGGCCTGAAGAATGCCGCCTTCTTCGCCATGTCGCTCATGTATGCCGCCGCCAATCTGGGCCTTGATACCCACCCCATGGACGGCTTCGACCACGACGGCGTGATGCGCGAATTCAATATTCCCGCGCGGTACCGCATACCACTGCTCATGGCTGTGGGGTATTTCAACGAAGAAGAGAAGAAGCCCGCTCCCAAATGGCGCAAATCTCCGGCAGACATTCTCGTACGATTCGATTAA
- the metF gene encoding methylenetetrahydrofolate reductase [NAD(P)H], with translation MKIIDLIKARSTPFYSLEFFPPKERENWPAFFRTVERLKALNPLFASVTYGAGGSTQDNTLEITAHIKNVIGIEPMAHLTCVGADGAKIRDFLQRLRAEGVNNILALRGDAPRTGDFSWDDQEFKYASDLVSFVRTCCPDFGIGAAGYPAAHPESQTFRDDLAFTKVKVDAGSEFIVTQLFFDVREYFSFVEQLRAMGVNTPVLPGILPIQSLASVRRILTLCGANIPGKLYLALEEANDKGGDAAVKEAGLAFAVDQIRRLIDGGAPGIHLYTLNKAGMCLEIADRVGLK, from the coding sequence TTGAAGATCATAGACCTTATCAAAGCCCGGAGTACCCCGTTTTATTCTCTCGAGTTCTTCCCGCCGAAGGAACGTGAGAACTGGCCGGCCTTCTTCCGTACTGTTGAGCGGCTCAAGGCACTGAACCCTCTGTTTGCCTCGGTAACCTATGGCGCAGGCGGATCAACGCAGGACAACACGCTTGAAATTACTGCGCATATCAAGAATGTGATAGGCATAGAGCCTATGGCGCACCTGACCTGTGTAGGTGCTGACGGCGCAAAGATTCGCGATTTTCTGCAGCGCCTGCGCGCCGAGGGTGTGAACAACATTCTTGCGCTGCGTGGCGATGCTCCCCGTACGGGTGATTTCAGCTGGGATGATCAGGAATTCAAATATGCTTCGGACCTTGTTTCCTTTGTCCGTACCTGCTGTCCGGATTTTGGTATAGGCGCAGCCGGCTACCCCGCAGCACATCCTGAATCGCAGACCTTCCGCGACGATCTTGCCTTTACAAAGGTGAAGGTGGACGCGGGCAGCGAATTCATCGTTACCCAGCTGTTCTTTGATGTTCGCGAATATTTCAGCTTTGTTGAGCAGTTGCGGGCCATGGGGGTAAACACCCCTGTACTTCCCGGTATTCTGCCAATTCAGAGCCTTGCCTCTGTCCGCCGTATCCTTACGTTGTGCGGGGCCAACATTCCGGGCAAGTTGTACCTTGCGCTTGAAGAGGCCAACGACAAGGGCGGCGATGCCGCAGTGAAGGAAGCCGGTCTTGCCTTTGCGGTTGACCAGATTCGCAGGTTGATCGACGGTGGTGCCCCCGGCATTCATCTGTATACCCTGAACAAAGCCGGTATGTGCCTTGAGATTGCCGACAGGGTAGGGCTGAAGTAG
- a CDS encoding phosphodiester glycosidase family protein, with the protein MIMAGKRNTTENSRKHLCSFLSWCLLVFLLVGSTAHAAEPWIELEPGLNLASFPAYIPSGPDDAYLQKDAITVLRIQPDKFEFVLLTSSEKGTQLTPAQWAEHNGLTAVINASMYLPDNRTSTGYLRNGDHINNGYVNKRFGSFFVASPVENVADNTTNSTLPTGSRTAPQSNATLQTNSTAQPTPLPLAAILDKQADDWERLIKHYRIVVQNFRMINAARVPLWPEDGDAFSIAAVAMNDTQDILFIHCRPPLTVRQLTDSLLELPLGIVRAMYVEGGPQASLHIRTGSMRKTWSGRHASDFWSGAQTEWMLPNILGIRRR; encoded by the coding sequence ATGATTATGGCCGGCAAGCGCAACACCACGGAAAACTCCCGGAAACACCTTTGCTCCTTCCTGAGCTGGTGTCTTCTGGTCTTTCTGCTGGTCGGCAGCACCGCCCACGCCGCCGAACCATGGATAGAGCTTGAACCCGGACTCAACCTGGCCTCTTTTCCGGCTTACATCCCGAGCGGTCCCGATGATGCTTATCTGCAGAAAGATGCCATCACCGTTCTACGCATTCAGCCGGACAAATTCGAATTCGTGCTGCTCACCAGTTCTGAAAAAGGCACTCAGCTCACCCCTGCCCAGTGGGCGGAGCACAATGGCCTCACGGCTGTGATCAACGCATCCATGTATCTGCCGGATAACCGCACCAGCACGGGCTACCTGCGCAACGGCGATCATATAAACAACGGCTATGTCAACAAACGCTTCGGTTCTTTCTTTGTGGCCTCGCCCGTGGAAAACGTTGCAGACAACACCACAAACAGCACCCTGCCGACCGGTTCACGTACAGCCCCACAAAGCAACGCAACACTGCAGACCAACAGCACTGCACAGCCCACGCCTCTGCCTCTTGCCGCCATACTGGACAAGCAGGCTGATGACTGGGAGCGCCTCATCAAGCATTATCGTATCGTCGTGCAGAACTTCCGCATGATCAATGCTGCCAGAGTCCCCCTGTGGCCGGAAGACGGAGATGCCTTTTCCATCGCCGCTGTTGCCATGAACGATACGCAGGACATTCTCTTCATCCACTGCCGCCCTCCGCTGACCGTGCGCCAACTGACGGACTCCCTGCTGGAACTTCCTCTCGGCATCGTGCGGGCCATGTATGTTGAAGGCGGGCCACAGGCCAGCCTGCATATCAGAACCGGGTCCATGCGCAAAACATGGTCCGGCAGACACGCAAGTGACTTCTGGAGCGGTGCGCAAACGGAATGGATGCTGCCCAACATCCTTGGTATACGCAGACGATAG
- a CDS encoding FmdB family zinc ribbon protein, whose protein sequence is MPLYDFMCRDCGEIFEEIASPDCTGGEPCPSCGSKQTDRRLSAHCAIPGSGVNRLPSGLLRGGGAKMEKVPMPKKAIPQRPKMGGCPSAGGCPGAGGCSAK, encoded by the coding sequence ATGCCTTTATATGATTTCATGTGCCGCGACTGCGGTGAGATATTCGAAGAGATTGCCAGCCCCGACTGTACCGGCGGAGAACCCTGCCCTTCCTGCGGCAGCAAGCAGACAGACCGCAGACTCAGCGCCCATTGCGCCATTCCCGGCTCCGGTGTGAACCGCCTTCCTTCCGGCCTGCTGCGTGGCGGCGGTGCAAAGATGGAAAAAGTTCCCATGCCCAAAAAGGCTATTCCCCAACGACCGAAGATGGGGGGATGCCCAAGTGCAGGCGGATGCCCCGGTGCCGGTGGCTGCAGCGCCAAGTAG
- a CDS encoding chemotaxis protein CheA, translating to MSQDFMDPEIFADFIIEAKEHLETIEPNLLELEKEPGNISLLNEIFRPMHSLKGASGFLGLNKINVLAHKAENIMDELRKGDMSVTAEIMDVILSATDALRQMIDNLETEGGEGEVATESIIHTLDALLAGDPAPAPTVLEAPAQKAAVEEASPAVEGISVDSVALEMEEGTPYALTAFGEGHLRDFIEEAREMTESLSSGLLELEKNPLEPGELVNDIFRYFHNLKGNSGIIGFNELNSITHEAETLLNRARKGELAVTQGLIDLLLFVVDIIESLVAKVDPATGTVIPLVITDAVTVLQRAVNEGVIAAPVRGRQEAAAPAPVADTAPEPEVAGEGESGLDAEDIELFLSTTSQQNGAIELAMSELEKDGSQRDYIDVLFRSLTTVQNSCGYMGFEAVKVHAGRTAGLVDNARNSDLDFSLMLPILSQEIEIMFDMLGEELDKLGIDKSRMTSAPVAVGAVVPPKAEAAAPAPKPAPQQEKKPEPKPEPKPEPKPQPKPAAPAAPKPAAPAPKPAAAQPKPAAPVAKPGPAKPAAPASPPSNQPAQGADQSKGKSSSTIRVDHEKLDHLMNLIGELIINRNRYTMLARHLESGQDVDVADVAQNLTETTYAMARISDDLQDTIMKVRMVPVSSVFSRFPRLVRDLSRKSGKEVDLIMEGEETELDKSVVEVIGDPLVHLIRNAMDHGVEAEDVRIAAGKPAKGKVWLRAYHRGNSVAIEIEDDGKGIDPEKMREVAIRKGVITPEEAKNLDDREAMELIFAPGFSSAETITDISGRGVGMDVVRTNIKNLKGSVTISSEVGKGTRFTLSLPLTLAIIDALMVNVAGENYAIPLDAVSETTKIEARRLTDVKGRKAVTLRGEVLGIVSMAELLELPEPDEQPEVLSVVVIHDNQRRLGIVVDKLHERQEIVIKPLGEYLGDVKGISGATIMGDGSVILILDPHEIYLLATSKAM from the coding sequence ATGAGTCAAGATTTCATGGATCCGGAAATATTTGCTGATTTTATTATTGAAGCGAAAGAGCATCTCGAAACCATCGAGCCTAACCTTCTTGAGCTTGAGAAAGAGCCGGGAAACATATCCCTGCTCAACGAAATTTTCCGTCCCATGCATTCCCTCAAAGGGGCCTCCGGCTTTCTGGGGTTGAATAAGATAAACGTCCTTGCGCACAAGGCCGAGAACATCATGGACGAGTTGCGCAAGGGTGATATGAGCGTAACTGCCGAAATCATGGATGTAATCCTTTCGGCTACAGACGCCCTGCGCCAGATGATAGACAATCTGGAAACCGAGGGTGGCGAGGGAGAGGTGGCGACGGAATCCATCATCCACACGCTTGATGCGTTGCTTGCAGGTGACCCTGCGCCTGCTCCTACAGTTCTTGAAGCTCCCGCCCAAAAGGCGGCAGTTGAAGAAGCTTCTCCGGCTGTGGAAGGCATTTCGGTAGACAGTGTGGCTCTTGAAATGGAAGAGGGCACACCCTACGCGCTTACCGCTTTCGGCGAAGGCCATCTCCGTGATTTCATAGAAGAAGCGCGCGAGATGACTGAGAGTTTGAGCAGCGGCCTGCTGGAACTGGAGAAGAACCCTCTGGAACCGGGAGAACTGGTTAACGATATTTTCCGCTATTTCCACAACTTGAAAGGAAACAGCGGCATTATCGGGTTCAATGAGCTGAACAGCATCACGCATGAGGCCGAAACCCTGCTGAACCGCGCCCGCAAGGGAGAGCTTGCGGTAACACAGGGGCTGATAGACCTTCTGCTGTTCGTCGTCGATATCATCGAGAGCCTGGTGGCCAAGGTTGATCCGGCTACCGGTACCGTGATCCCGCTTGTTATCACGGATGCCGTGACTGTGCTGCAGAGGGCCGTGAATGAAGGTGTTATTGCGGCTCCTGTGAGAGGAAGGCAGGAGGCTGCGGCCCCTGCGCCTGTTGCCGATACCGCCCCGGAACCCGAAGTGGCCGGAGAAGGCGAAAGCGGGCTGGATGCAGAGGATATTGAACTTTTCCTGTCCACCACTTCACAGCAGAACGGTGCCATTGAGCTGGCCATGAGTGAGTTGGAAAAGGACGGATCACAGCGGGATTACATCGACGTGCTGTTCCGCAGCCTCACGACTGTGCAGAATTCCTGCGGCTATATGGGCTTTGAAGCCGTCAAGGTGCATGCAGGGCGTACGGCAGGGCTGGTGGATAACGCACGCAACAGCGATCTTGATTTCAGCCTTATGCTTCCCATTCTGTCGCAGGAAATCGAAATCATGTTCGATATGCTTGGCGAAGAACTGGACAAGCTGGGCATAGACAAGAGCAGGATGACTAGTGCTCCTGTGGCCGTTGGTGCTGTCGTGCCTCCCAAGGCCGAAGCGGCTGCTCCGGCTCCCAAGCCTGCTCCGCAGCAGGAAAAGAAGCCGGAACCCAAGCCGGAACCCAAACCGGAACCAAAGCCGCAGCCTAAGCCTGCGGCTCCGGCCGCTCCCAAACCGGCTGCACCGGCTCCCAAGCCAGCAGCAGCCCAGCCCAAGCCCGCTGCACCGGTTGCAAAGCCGGGACCGGCCAAACCTGCGGCTCCTGCTTCGCCTCCTTCGAATCAGCCGGCTCAAGGGGCGGACCAGAGCAAGGGTAAATCTTCATCAACCATCCGTGTTGATCATGAGAAACTCGACCACCTGATGAACCTCATCGGCGAACTCATCATCAACCGGAACCGTTATACCATGCTCGCACGGCATCTTGAAAGCGGGCAGGATGTGGACGTGGCCGACGTGGCGCAGAACCTTACTGAAACCACGTATGCCATGGCCCGAATTTCCGACGACCTGCAGGACACCATCATGAAAGTCCGCATGGTGCCCGTGTCTTCCGTGTTTTCGCGCTTCCCGCGCCTTGTGCGCGACCTTTCCCGCAAGAGCGGCAAGGAAGTGGACCTGATCATGGAAGGCGAGGAAACGGAACTGGACAAGAGCGTGGTTGAAGTTATCGGCGACCCGCTTGTCCATCTCATCCGTAACGCCATGGACCATGGTGTAGAGGCGGAAGATGTGCGCATTGCCGCAGGCAAGCCCGCAAAGGGCAAGGTCTGGCTGCGTGCCTATCACCGCGGCAACTCGGTGGCCATTGAAATCGAAGACGATGGCAAGGGCATTGATCCTGAAAAGATGCGCGAAGTCGCCATCCGCAAGGGGGTCATCACCCCTGAAGAGGCGAAGAACCTTGATGACCGTGAAGCCATGGAACTGATCTTCGCTCCGGGCTTCTCGTCTGCCGAGACGATTACGGATATTTCAGGTCGTGGCGTAGGTATGGACGTTGTCCGGACCAACATCAAGAACCTGAAGGGCAGCGTTACCATCTCTTCAGAAGTCGGCAAGGGCACACGGTTCACGCTGTCTCTGCCGCTGACTCTGGCAATTATTGATGCGCTGATGGTCAATGTGGCCGGTGAAAACTACGCCATTCCGCTGGATGCCGTTTCCGAGACCACCAAGATCGAGGCCCGTCGCCTTACGGATGTGAAGGGACGCAAGGCTGTAACCCTGCGTGGCGAAGTGCTCGGTATTGTGAGCATGGCAGAACTTCTTGAACTGCCGGAACCGGATGAGCAGCCCGAGGTTCTCTCCGTTGTGGTTATCCACGACAACCAGCGCAGGCTGGGCATAGTGGTGGACAAGCTGCATGAGCGGCAGGAAATAGTTATCAAGCCCCTTGGCGAATATCTTGGGGACGTGAAGGGTATATCCGGTGCCACCATCATGGGAGACGGCTCGGTTATCCTGATTCTCGATCCGCACGAAATATACCTGCTGGCCACGTCCAAGGCCATGTAG
- a CDS encoding response regulator, whose protein sequence is MSKHILIVDDSKTVRNLVAFIMKKEGFKVTTAEDGLDGLEKLYSADRIDLIISDVNMPRMDGFTFIKTVREQDAYRDLPIVMLSTEGQDKDIQMGMSLGANLYMVKPAQPEKMVKNVKMLLG, encoded by the coding sequence ATGAGCAAGCATATTCTTATTGTAGACGATTCAAAGACTGTTCGTAACCTTGTGGCCTTCATCATGAAAAAAGAAGGATTTAAGGTGACCACGGCTGAAGACGGACTGGACGGGCTTGAGAAGCTCTATTCCGCTGACCGTATCGACCTTATCATTTCCGACGTGAACATGCCCCGTATGGATGGTTTTACCTTTATCAAGACCGTTCGGGAGCAGGATGCATACAGGGATCTGCCCATTGTCATGCTTTCCACTGAAGGACAGGACAAGGATATTCAGATGGGTATGAGCCTTGGCGCGAACCTGTACATGGTAAAGCCGGCGCAGCCCGAGAAGATGGTCAAGAACGTAAAAATGCTTTTGGGCTAA